A window of Drosophila gunungcola strain Sukarami chromosome 3L unlocalized genomic scaffold, Dgunungcola_SK_2 000009F, whole genome shotgun sequence genomic DNA:
AATCCACGACCGGCAAACACAAAAATGcaaagccaaaagcaaaaacaaacacaaaggCAGAGACCGCGacaaagtaaaagaaagaagCGCAAAGTAAATCGGAAACCAGACTCAAAGCTTTCAGAAAGAGAGTCGCGGAAATCAGCTGATAGAAGCTTTACGGCTCAGATCATCACCTCAGTTTCTTTTAATCCGTTTAACTTatttacaacatttaaaaataaacaaaaaatcaatattttataaatgtttaagagTTTATTGACCAAGTCATTTCTAACATTTAAGAAAGCTCTTTCAAATCAATCTTTATAAGGtaactaagaaaaaataaagcgaATTAAAACAGGAGACAGTCGTATTGAGCTTATGtccatattaaaaaaaaacatttcgtaagggatttaaaattgtagtaAGTTGTAACACatttgaaatgaatttaaagtttatcattattgattttttattatacttcGTAATGCTTTTTCACCACGTATACCTTAACAAGTGATACTGAATATTTTCTGGACTGtacaaaagtttaaattatatatgttagatttataaaacttctttaatttattattttatgatatgtaCAGTAGTCTCTTTTCGCACATTGTGTACGATTCGTCATGTACGTGGTCGACCATTCAGAGGAACTTCACATTAATACCCATGAAATCTGAAGCTATTGAAGTATTTGGACAATATAATAAGCATACAATGCTTGGCCCATTTATTGCACAGCTTAACAGTTTACAAAACTCCGAAGAAAATACTTATGATGAATATAAAGGCTTTTATGGCACTATATATTTCAGTCGCTTTTCTTCAATCGTCTGTTCAGGTAAATAAATAACGTCCTTTAGCCTCCAATTCTATTTAAGACAAATATTATAGTATGGTTTATCAGATGCCGATTTGTTCACTTTAAAAAGCTAGGGCAATACTGCCACAAAGAGAATTTAGGTGTATCAATCAAGAACGGCACTACAAGTGACAAGTGCGCCCGGCACTGCGTTATGGAAAAGATGGGATTCGTTTCAAATGGCAAGGTTAACATTGATACCCtcattaaaaaaggaaatatttatGCGTACAACGCAGAGCATCAAAAGGCAATAGAGACCCAGTGTCGATCTATCGAGGATGCTCGAAAGTGTGAGGTCGGTTTTCAACTATCGGAGTGTATCCAAGCCACAGGCGATAGGGCAATGAACAAAATACCTGGACTTAACCGTAAATTCAATATAATAATTCTTCAGAGCCTTCATCAAAATTCTCGCttgaaaaaacttttaaaaaactataagcTCCTTTAGAAAATTTAGGCAATACTTGATATGTTTTAAAGTATGTATTTTGAGCCAGTCTAGATGTTCTTAGGTTACAATATGTGAAATGTATAATATAGTTTATTTGATGAAGATTTTTATGAGTTTAAAACCCTAATGTTTAACTAACAATACTTTCCTGCTCAAACGTTcatatttcaatatattttttataacaaaattatgaTATTTTCCTCTGTTGTTTTTAGGCTTGAAGGACATGATTGAGGATACGTTTTCCAAACTACATTTAGATAAACTGAAAAACTTGTAAAAAGTAATAAAGGAAAAACTAATTTACTTTCCtatgaaaatatttctcaTCTGAGATGCGTGATAATTATTAGAAACATCTATCTCTAAAACTCAATTTTCGCCTATTTCAATCACAGATTACTTTTCATATCTtgttaaattgattttatttctttcaaaatgtttatttatttcatttcaaaatgttttctaaatgtgtatataaatttattttaatactcGGTTTGAGCTATTTGACCACGTTTGCCCAGCCGAGTAATGAGTCCACTGTCGCTACTGAGTCTAGCCTTGACTTCTCATCGACTTTTAAGTGTTTGGACTGTAGGGAGGAAAACAAAGGGTTGTGTCGTGTTGAAGACACCGGTTATAGTTGTTATACAGGACCACATTTTAGGAACCGTACAAACATTAAGTATTCCTTTCCTAAAACATCCACCAATTTAGACGTTTGCATTCCAACCGACATTAACATCGGTAAAGAAAGCATGCAACTTTTACttaacaaactttttaaattctttaaaattgcAGACAGTGTGGATGCGAAAATATGCTGTGTTTGGTCCCCTAATAGCGGCTGCCAAATCTTAGTAACTAAAGACCACGAAGGAGAGTTTTGTTTCACTTGCAGAATGAAACATAAGATGGAATACGAAGGCTTAAAGTCCTGTCCGTGCAAAGCAAATTCCGGATCAGGACAAGTCTATGGCAAAACGTTGCTCATCATGATTCTAACACATTTGTTTAGCAAATTAATTCACAGTTTATCGGAAAGTACCATAATTATAGGCTCTTGGGGATTGAGaacttcaattaaaataacttaaaaaaattacatccATCAATCGTAGGTTCTTGCGGATTTCTAATTCCTATTAAAAAGGTCttacaaaattatatgcaACACTCGTTCATATTTGGAATCGTTTCCAGTTTTAAAAGGTGTACATATATTAAGTCCTTGaaacgaagaaaaaaaaggaacttaTAAACGCTGATTTCCTCCCATGAACTTGATCTAAATTAGACGACCATACTTTACTCTCATAGCTGACATAGATTGATTGTACTGAACGACTGGTTCTAAAtagcttttgtgtttttattttatttccgcTGATTTGTTTAGCTATATGATTGAATAATCATTTTAAACGGAATTGATACGGCGAGTATcgtcaatttttttaagtgttttagTAAAACCCTACCGAAACCGCCTGACTAATTTGttatcttttttcaatttatgcagccaaaaatcagtttaaattttaaagctttttgtttttttttctggaatagttattttatattttaaaccgtagttctgaaatatttaaccattactatatgtcgaagaactaaaaaaaatttaaaaaacagcaaagttagatttttttttttccgattgttcctatgggagctatatgctatagtcgcccgatccggctcgttcagacttatatactacctgtaatagaaagacagcttttggaaaagtttcattcagacagctttaaaactgagagactagtttgcgtagaaacggacggacagacggacggacagacggacatggctagatcgactctcctagtgatgctgatcaagattatatatactttatagggtcggagatgtctccttcactgcgttgcaaacttctgactgaaattggaaatcggacgactatatcatacagacggacagacggacatggctagatcgactctcctagtgatgctgatcaagaatatatatactttatagggtcggagatgtctccttcactgcgttgcaaacttctgactgaaattataataccctctgcaagggtataatatagctttgctgtttttaaatttttctattagttcttcgacatatagtaatggttaactatttcagaattacggtttaaatttcatcaaaatcggaagaaTATATcatatctaataattgagctgcaaatcatcatcgcttcaatgtttttagacatatacgcaagtaaatcataattttaattttttcaaaaatatttgattcttgcaatagctgcaaaggtatatgaacttcggcttgccgaagtttgcttcctttcttgtttaaaattaattccatCAAAGTCTTCATCAACGTTTTACAAAAGTCAGTGTTTGAactggctttcgagaaagtgACTTCTGTTTTGTATAGCGTTCAAATGGCTTAGATTTTTGTgactattttaaaatcaaaagttttCCAACTTCGATCGTAGTGCCTAGTTTTGCTttatgcacaaaaaaaaaacgttttttttagttgGAATGCTTACGAATTTCGCATTTGAGAGTAGCGAGATGTCCAAACATCgacagattttaaaaaggattaatgcaaatttgatAATATAGCGACCTACTGACTCTGTTTTATGCCGTTAggcattaaacattttttttatgaacaaCTTTTACAGTTCGGactattttgcttaaaaagcTTGCTGTATGTCGTAAGAATGCGCTTGCATACAGGATGTGTTCAACCTGGAGAGTTGCCGAGTATAATTTGATGTTTGGCATGATGATTTTTTGctcttaaattatttagcCACTGGTATCAATaagttttataattaagtGCATTTAAAGCAGGACACGTCAAGTCAGCAGTCGAACTTCCATAACAACAGCCACCATCTTCTGCAACAATAGCTTTGAGTTGTAGACTAGGATTTACCCCAATTTATAATCTCGATCTTGTCTGGGACATATAGAAACCTAGCTCAAGTTATGAAGAACGAAGAAAGTTATCCTTTATTGGTTTGTGTCCTCGGTTGGTGTCCGTTAAAGTTTTCTTTCCGATTTAAGTCGGGCAACGCCATTTGAATGGGGAACTGGAATGATATTGTTTGGTGTGACCATTTTTCCAATATTGATTAAGTCAATATTAGAAATGAAAAACCTCGATCGGCATCGTTAGCATCGCGGAGACACCAACCACTTTTATGAATAGCTAGCGGAGACATGCCCCGCATTTAGCGATTTAGTTTCCAGCTAGCGAACTTGGCGGGAATCGATGTTTTCGATGTTTTTGGCGGAATATATCAATGTTTTGTCGATGTTTCAAATAGCTTCGGCTAGAGCGTGTGCCAccggcagatggcgccaaAAATTAAGTGAAGATAACAGTGGCAAAAAGATATCGTTAGAGATGGGTAACGGTTGATGGGacacatattaaaaacatcgatgacatcgGTGTTGGCGACCTCCACCTCTAGCGGTGAATTTGCGTGTTTTGCAATGAAATGTTAGTGAAACGTCGAACTAACAGCGAAATGTTAACGAAACGTCGAACtaacagagagagagagagagggagatgTTCTTCGTAGGGTGTGGATAAACATCGACAATCCctgccaaacatcgataggaccgatattttgaaaaatcgatGTTGGCATCGAAGTTTCTCCACCGCTAGCCGCCCCCCTCATTCTTTGAATCCCCGCCCACGAGCCAAGAAACGTTGCTGACTAAGAGTAAGTGCGAAAATCGGGGCCAAAAATTGCATAAGAACAAGACTCTGCCGAATCGAAATCGAAGTAAGCGAGACGTTCGATTGGGTTCCCCGAAAATAGACTAAATTCCCGTGTTCGTTTGCTTTGTTTCCGTTTTGCGGTTAAATCCAGAGTCGTAAGTCTGCGGCACTGCGGGCACGCCGTTATGTAACCCAGCGAGGCGAAAAGCAGCTGATTGCCCAGCTATATATAATTAGATAAAGCACATGTGTGGTACGTAACTAACGGACGGTCTTTTGTGCCCTTTCAGCCGACCCAAGTATCCAGAAAGAAAGCAAGATGTTCTCCAGCTTCTTCGAAACCGCCCGGAACTCGCCCTTCCGCAGCCCCCTGACGGCCGTGCGATGCGACGCCGCCGCCCCCCTGGTGGATCCCCAGCCGGTGGAAGGTCGCCAgatcgccgccgccgccgctccGGTGGCCAACCAGCAGGACTCCTGCGAGTTCGGCAGCTCCAAGTACTTCGCCCTGTGCGGCATCGGCGGCATCCTCAGCTGCGGCACCACCCACACCTTCGTGGTCCCGCTGGATCTGGTCAAGTGCCGTCTGCAGGTGGACCAGGCCAAGTACAAGAACCTGGTGCACGGATTCAAGGTCACCGTGGCGGAGGAGGGCGCTCGTGGACTGGCCAAGGGCTGGTTCCCCACCCTGCTGGGCTACTCGGCACAGGTGAGAATGGCTCTTTCGTGGGAGGGGTTGCATAATTGTCTGGAGGCGGATTAAGCTTCCCCACTCGTGACTTGGTCTGGTGACCCTAATTACAGGTTTCGACACAGATACAAGAAGTGATCAGATCGATATCCGATATTTTGATATACTAAAAGTGTATAAGGGGGTTCATTGGGAAAACGTATTCGGAATGCAACAGCAAAGATTTAATTGACCAAACGCCGTTGCATATAAACAGAACTACTATAATACAAGTACAAATATAACAGAATATttgatatacattttattcCATGGGCTAATAAGTTGCCATGGAtacaaacaattattttatctAGAGTATTgattcaattattttgaaatatcactAGGCTTAATGGCAGTTTAATCACAGTTGTAGAATGATGAAgtggaaaacaattaaattgccTTTATGTGTTCTCTATAGGGTCTGTGCAAGTTCGGTCTGTACGAGGTGTTCAAGGTAAAGTACGCCGATATCATTGGTGAGGAGAATGCCTACCTGTACCGCACCTCCTTGTATCTGGCTGCTTCCGCTTCGGCCGAGTTCTTCGCCGACATCGCTCTGTCGCCGTTCGAGGCCGCCAAGGTCAAGATCCAGACCATCCCCGGATTCGCCAACAACTTCCGCGAGGCCGTGCCCAAGATGCTCAAGGAGGAGGGCGTCAACGCCTTCTACAAGGGTCTGGTCCCCCTGTGGATGCGACAGATCCCCTACACCATGATGAAGTTCGCTTGCTTCGAGCGCACCGTGGAGTTGCTCTACAAGTAAGTAGCATTTGCTTTGGGGGCTTACACTTCTTTTAGAGTGACTCATTCAGTTGAAGATGATCTTTAAAATCGTCATATATCGATAGAGCTATCTATTAACATTACCAATCTTATAATTAGCGCCATGCTTTAgggatttttaaagttttttatagaCGGCTCTTTAGCCTGAATAAAAGAAATTCACCAATGATTAAGAAAAAATGCCGGATGCGTTTCTCTTTCTACTTATCCAATGGAAAGACTTCATAATCTAATTTACTTTTAGgggaaataattttttttttcctgtctGCAGATAACTACTTCTGACGTATCTATCACACTAGAATACGAAGTGATAAACTTAATTCTATCTTGTTTGCTGATAAGAAACTTTTTGTATCATTCTTTCAAAAGTACTTTTGACTTCGCTCACTAATTATAAAAAGGAATTATagaattatattatttgtgaAAACTAAAGAATGTCAATTCCGTCTAAAGTTTTGAAAGTCCTATCCCATCCCTTCTCATTTAAATCAATACTAATATTTGCATCTCCTGCAGGTATGTGGTGCCCAAGCCCCGTGCCGACTGCACCAAGGGCGAGCAGTTGATCGTGACCTTTGCCGCTGGCTACATCGCCGGTGTGTTCTGCGCCGTGGTGTCGCATCCCGCCGACGTGGTGGTGTCCAAGCTGAACCAGGCCAAGGGAGCCAGCGCCATCAGCGTGGCCAAGTCGCTGGGCTTCAGCGGCATGTGGAACGGTTTGACGCCTCGTATCATCATGATCGGTACTCTGACCGCTCTGCAGTGGTTCATCTATGACGGTGTGAAGGTCGCCCTGGGCATTCCCCGTCCACCACCCCCAGAGATGCCCGCCAGCCTGAAGGCCAAGCAGGCCTAAGTGGGCCACACCACACGGTTACCTATAGGCCAGAGTTGATTAGTTGGCGCAATTGTGGGCAGACCCAGGAGCAACATACTTTTACTTTCTAACGAACTTTCGATTTCTGTATAGCCAAAAGCCTTATGCTGAGTTCTTCACAACAATACATCAATGTTGCGTGTGTGCCATTGCACATGTACATTCCAGGAACAATACCTTACGCATTTCTCTGACACTGCAATTTATTCTCACTTTTACATAGTCGAATCTTTCTTACTTTAATCGCTAAACATTCTGTCTTACGAAACTAAGCTACACTCAAGttcaaagtatttaattcCATATACAATCTAATACTATGTGCTATACTTAACCCCATGTGTGTCTAGTTTGCGCTAGAAAGTATGTGTGTATGTTGAACCTTCGATGGCCAGCCCTGCTCTCCACTCCCCTCCCCGCTGCCCTCCCACGTCCCACAAGGCCATTCATGCGAATATGATATTATGCTGTTTCAATTGTCTGACCCGCTACCCAAGAAAGCACtctgaataaattaaattataaaataaaatacactaCCAAGATGCGTTTTCTAATCTCTTCTATCTGTCGGGAACCGGTTATAGAGTACTCGTGCCTGCGATTAATAATGAGACTTGTAAAGATAACCTGATGACCAACAAATGCTGTTCCTGACATTGAAAATGGGGTTTTATGGGGCTTTGATTAGCTAGATGAGGAAATTTCAAGCGAATCGTGAATAGATTACCATTAGTTTTTATAGATAAGAACCGTTTTcgcatttttcatttttaagatCTACAAAAATATGCTAGTATTTTGAATAAACTATGTCAATGGCTCTTATATTCTTACAAAAGTATAACAACCATGGCATATATTGTAAAACTAGTacaagtattaaaaaataaaaatagggATCGAAATTAAGTtatcataaaaacaagaaagaaagtgATATGCAGCCAACAGAAGTTTATGTACCCTTTTGCTATTGCGAAAACCTAAATACTCTTTAAAACGACTATATTTCGATTTtatgcgtatatgcttaaaaacagaGAAGCTATGCCGATTTTCGCTGAATTTTGCGATTGCTCCTATGGCGGATATAGTATATTGTTGATcgagtttaattaaattataaacgtaattctgaaataataaaccaaaacgTTATATCgaagtatattaaaataaataaaaaacagcaaagtaatattttttttttcatttattttttcaattattccTATGACCGGTCCTGCTTGCTTCGAcctatatactacctgcaataactCTTGGGAATGTTTTATCtagataactttaaaactgagagattAGTAGAAACGTGCTGCAAATTGACAGACGGATAGCGAATgaactctcctagtgatgctgaacAAGAATATACACTTATAGGGTCTCCTTCACTGAGTTGCAATctttttgattgaaattataatacgctCTGCTTGGGtattataacaatttaaaagg
This region includes:
- the LOC128259686 gene encoding uncharacterized protein LOC128259686, which translates into the protein MFSKCVYKFILILGLSYLTTFAQPSNESTVATESSLDFSSTFKCLDCREENKGLCRVEDTGYSCYTGPHFRNRTNIKYSFPKTSTNLDVCIPTDINIDSVDAKICCVWSPNSGCQILVTKDHEGEFCFTCRMKHKMEYEGLKSCPCKANSGSGQVYGKTLLIMILTHLFSKLIHSLSESTIIIGSWGLRTSIKIT
- the LOC128259678 gene encoding phosphate carrier protein, mitochondrial, producing MFSSFFETARNSPFRSPLTAVRCDAAAPLVDPQPVEGRQIAAAAAPVANQQDSCEFGSSKYFALCGIGGILSCGTTHTFVVPLDLVKCRLQVDQAKYKNLVHGFKVTVAEEGARGLAKGWFPTLLGYSAQGLCKFGLYEVFKVKYADIIGEENAYLYRTSLYLAASASAEFFADIALSPFEAAKVKIQTIPGFANNFREAVPKMLKEEGVNAFYKGLVPLWMRQIPYTMMKFACFERTVELLYKYVVPKPRADCTKGEQLIVTFAAGYIAGVFCAVVSHPADVVVSKLNQAKGASAISVAKSLGFSGMWNGLTPRIIMIGTLTALQWFIYDGVKVALGIPRPPPPEMPASLKAKQA